In Bacteroidales bacterium, a genomic segment contains:
- a CDS encoding M1 family metallopeptidase, giving the protein MSSLFFQMLPFITRILFLALAFAPFPLLSQDLYIPGNIKQAYDKHTRSFSGEPGPAYWQNRADHTLDVSFNPDNNILTGKARTIYFNDSPDTLDVLYFHLYPNYYKKGLHRDYDVNPLDEHDGLTIRQITVDGNPLDLTPLNNSIFISHTLMMVRPPDPVMPLQSVILDMSWDYRINKESHLRTGQVDPGSWFFAYFYPHLCVYDDVDGWDTSLYTGEQEFYNDFADYQLSVTVPGQYLVWATGELQNPEDVLAEPYLGRFLESKVSDEIISIIRPVDSAQKVTTRGKSHTWLFRARNVTDVAFGISDHYLWDATSLVVDPADNRRTWIAAAFNKGSGDFYDVCGIARKAIGEMSYRFPAVPFPYPSMTVFNGLSEMEYPMMVNDHSLTDMQEVIDLTCHKIFHTYFPFLMGINETKYAWMDEGWATLGEYLITSVIDTAQISTVMWGSTYNDLAGSDIDLPLFTISNVIRNVPYWNNSYTKAAFFYLILRDYLGEERFMQALQTYIERWKGRHPTPFDFFFTFNDVSGEDLSWLYRPWFFEYGYPDLGIGEVRQIEDQYLVRIRKIGHYPVPVHAKIRFADESEKAIHLDAGIWKMGDDVYDLTVPSLVSIQKIELGHKEIPDAEDRNDHWIVK; this is encoded by the coding sequence ATGAGTAGTCTTTTCTTTCAGATGTTACCGTTCATTACACGGATTCTTTTTTTAGCACTTGCATTCGCACCATTCCCATTGCTTTCACAGGATCTTTACATTCCGGGAAACATAAAACAAGCCTATGACAAGCATACACGCTCCTTTTCAGGTGAACCCGGGCCGGCCTATTGGCAGAACCGGGCTGACCATACACTCGATGTTTCATTCAATCCGGACAACAATATCCTTACGGGTAAGGCCCGCACCATCTATTTCAATGACAGCCCCGATACACTTGACGTTCTTTATTTCCATCTGTATCCCAATTATTATAAAAAAGGTCTGCACCGCGACTATGATGTCAATCCCCTGGATGAACACGACGGATTGACGATCCGTCAGATAACGGTTGACGGCAATCCACTGGATCTTACTCCGCTTAATAACAGCATCTTTATTTCGCATACCCTGATGATGGTCCGGCCACCGGATCCTGTAATGCCCTTGCAATCAGTAATCCTGGATATGTCGTGGGATTACCGGATCAATAAGGAATCCCATTTGCGCACCGGACAGGTGGATCCGGGCAGCTGGTTCTTTGCTTATTTTTACCCTCACCTGTGCGTTTATGATGATGTGGATGGCTGGGATACGTCCCTTTATACCGGGGAGCAGGAATTTTACAACGATTTTGCTGACTATCAGCTGTCAGTCACCGTACCCGGTCAATACCTGGTCTGGGCCACCGGTGAGCTGCAAAATCCGGAAGATGTACTGGCTGAGCCATACCTGGGGCGTTTTCTGGAATCGAAGGTGTCGGACGAGATCATTTCCATCATACGGCCTGTTGATTCTGCACAGAAGGTCACCACAAGGGGCAAGTCACATACCTGGCTGTTCAGGGCCCGTAATGTTACCGACGTCGCATTTGGAATTTCGGATCATTATCTCTGGGATGCAACCAGCCTGGTGGTTGATCCGGCTGACAACCGCCGGACCTGGATCGCTGCTGCGTTCAATAAGGGATCAGGCGATTTTTATGATGTGTGCGGCATTGCCCGGAAAGCGATCGGAGAGATGTCGTACCGCTTCCCGGCTGTTCCTTTTCCCTATCCGTCCATGACTGTTTTTAACGGGCTGAGCGAAATGGAATACCCCATGATGGTAAATGATCATTCGCTCACCGATATGCAGGAGGTGATCGATCTTACCTGCCACAAAATCTTCCACACCTATTTCCCTTTTCTTATGGGGATCAATGAAACAAAATACGCCTGGATGGATGAAGGCTGGGCAACACTGGGAGAATACCTGATCACTTCGGTGATCGATACGGCGCAGATATCAACGGTCATGTGGGGCTCAACCTACAACGACCTGGCCGGATCAGACATCGACCTTCCCCTCTTCACCATATCCAATGTGATCAGAAATGTTCCCTACTGGAATAACTCCTATACCAAGGCGGCCTTCTTCTATCTGATCCTGCGTGATTACCTGGGTGAGGAGCGGTTCATGCAGGCCCTGCAAACCTACATCGAGCGCTGGAAGGGCCGGCATCCGACACCGTTCGATTTTTTCTTCACGTTCAATGATGTGTCCGGCGAGGATCTGAGCTGGCTGTACCGGCCGTGGTTCTTTGAATACGGTTACCCGGACCTGGGGATCGGGGAGGTGAGACAAATTGAAGATCAATATCTTGTCAGAATAAGGAAGATCGGCCATTATCCTGTGCCTGTGCATGCAAAGATCCGGTTTGCAGATGAGTCGGAGAAAGCCATCCACCTGGATGCAGGTATCTGGAAGATGGGGGATGACGTGTATGATCTTACTGTCCCTTCTTTGGTTAGTATACAAAAGATTGAATTGGGGCACAAGGAGATACCGGATGCAGAAGATCGTAATGATCACTGGATTGTGAAATGA
- a CDS encoding SDR family NAD(P)-dependent oxidoreductase has protein sequence MEKTVLITGAANGLGKALVEEFARHGWMVFAADIEPVPSFHPDIIPLQMDVTDSASIKEVYTTVTGNISYLDLLLNCTGIYEAYPLSEISYEDLFRIYSVNTFGAFRVIRQFVPLLLPARGRIVSVSSESVKFPSLFQPYQATKIALEAIHRTIGQELYLKGIRMALIRPGAIQTRLAGEVDRLVNPVQDSIFEREFARFAAMAPRFRGRILSPEKAAAKIYKKITRRHLRPVYRINNNPLLSLIAAVPERWMMRLLKWMLDRDYKIPNSTIQIPNKFQ, from the coding sequence ATGGAAAAGACTGTCCTCATCACCGGAGCAGCAAACGGTCTTGGGAAAGCACTCGTTGAAGAATTCGCCAGGCATGGCTGGATGGTCTTTGCAGCCGATATCGAGCCTGTTCCCTCCTTCCATCCTGATATCATTCCTCTGCAAATGGATGTAACCGATTCAGCATCCATAAAAGAGGTGTATACTACAGTTACCGGAAACATCAGCTACCTCGACCTGCTTCTCAACTGTACCGGGATCTATGAAGCCTATCCCTTATCTGAGATATCCTATGAAGACCTGTTCAGGATTTACTCCGTCAATACCTTCGGTGCCTTCCGTGTCATCCGGCAATTTGTGCCCCTTTTATTACCTGCCAGAGGGCGGATCGTGTCGGTCAGCTCAGAGAGTGTGAAATTCCCATCCCTGTTCCAGCCCTATCAGGCCACCAAGATCGCCCTGGAGGCCATCCACCGCACCATTGGCCAGGAGCTTTATCTGAAAGGCATACGGATGGCGCTTATCCGTCCCGGTGCAATTCAGACCCGGCTGGCCGGAGAGGTCGATCGTCTGGTCAATCCTGTCCAGGATTCGATATTCGAAAGGGAGTTTGCCCGTTTTGCGGCCATGGCACCCAGGTTCAGGGGCAGGATTCTCTCTCCTGAAAAAGCAGCCGCAAAAATTTACAAAAAGATTACCCGCCGTCATTTGCGGCCAGTGTACCGAATCAACAATAATCCCTTGCTTTCATTGATAGCAGCAGTACCTGAGAGGTGGATGATGAGGTTGTTGAAATGGATGCTTGACAGGGATTATAAAATTCCAAATTCCACGATCCAAATCCCAAACAAATTCCAATAA
- a CDS encoding glycoside hydrolase family 2 TIM barrel-domain containing protein → MAPSPLVTRWAADVGPGNAWQEYPRPQMVRNEWQNLNGLWDFAILPGDSAPLGFSRKILVPFPVESALSGIGEKVGTGNRAWYHRNFRISPYWKGRRILLHFEASDWETKVWLNGAFAGEHRGGYDPFTLDITQHVKPGVKNEILVSVWDPTNDGYQPRGKQVNEPKGIFYTPATGIWQTVWLEHVSDSYIQDLKIVTDIDSVWIRILPEIINPLASDLVQLDIGDSVVASGNPGQWIILHIRDARLWQPDDPFLYSIRIRLFRGDGMLDEITTYAGLREISLGKDEKGFMRMFLNRKPVFQNGPLDQGFWPDGIYTPPTEEAMRYDLEMTRAMGFNMLRKHVKVENRRFYYWCDKMGLLVWQDMPSSRGYVPPGDPDLVRPEAERVQFELELTRMILHLINHPSIVVWVPFNEGWGQYETDMVVELIQSLDSTRLVNNASGWQDRGAGDIFDIHHYPEPRMPDLGDNRASVLGEFGGLGFFTEGHTWQKENWGYQKITDKDSLLMRFTEFYDSVKVFRDRGMSAAVYTQITDVETECNGLMTYDRAVLKMDTAAVRRILWFE, encoded by the coding sequence ATGGCCCCTTCACCGCTGGTGACCCGGTGGGCGGCGGATGTGGGTCCCGGCAACGCCTGGCAGGAATATCCCCGGCCGCAGATGGTCAGAAATGAATGGCAGAATCTTAATGGATTGTGGGACTTCGCCATCCTGCCCGGGGACAGTGCGCCGCTAGGATTCTCAAGGAAAATCCTGGTTCCCTTCCCTGTTGAATCAGCTCTTTCGGGAATCGGGGAAAAAGTGGGAACAGGCAACAGGGCCTGGTACCACCGCAATTTCAGGATCTCTCCTTACTGGAAAGGCCGAAGGATCCTCCTTCATTTTGAAGCTTCCGACTGGGAGACGAAAGTCTGGCTGAACGGTGCCTTCGCAGGTGAACACCGGGGGGGATATGATCCCTTTACACTGGACATCACGCAACACGTGAAGCCGGGCGTTAAAAATGAGATCCTGGTCTCGGTATGGGATCCCACCAACGATGGTTACCAGCCCCGGGGTAAGCAGGTCAATGAACCGAAAGGCATCTTTTACACGCCTGCCACCGGCATCTGGCAAACGGTCTGGCTGGAACACGTATCAGACTCCTACATTCAGGACCTGAAAATTGTGACCGATATCGATTCAGTATGGATACGCATCCTGCCGGAAATTATCAACCCCCTGGCCAGCGACCTCGTCCAGCTCGATATCGGCGACTCGGTGGTGGCATCGGGGAATCCCGGCCAATGGATCATCCTTCACATCAGGGATGCCCGGCTCTGGCAGCCGGATGATCCATTCCTCTATTCCATCCGGATCCGGCTTTTCAGGGGCGACGGGATGCTGGATGAGATCACCACCTATGCCGGTCTTCGTGAAATTTCACTGGGGAAGGATGAGAAAGGATTTATGCGGATGTTCCTCAACCGCAAGCCGGTATTCCAGAACGGTCCGCTTGACCAGGGTTTCTGGCCCGACGGGATCTACACCCCCCCCACGGAGGAAGCCATGCGCTACGATCTGGAAATGACCCGGGCGATGGGATTCAACATGCTCCGCAAGCACGTCAAGGTGGAGAACCGACGGTTCTACTACTGGTGCGACAAAATGGGTCTGCTCGTATGGCAGGATATGCCCAGCTCGCGCGGATATGTTCCCCCCGGAGACCCGGACCTGGTCCGCCCGGAGGCCGAGCGTGTCCAGTTTGAGCTGGAGCTCACCCGGATGATCCTGCACCTGATCAATCATCCCAGCATTGTCGTTTGGGTGCCTTTCAATGAAGGCTGGGGACAGTATGAGACCGACATGGTGGTTGAACTGATCCAGTCACTGGATTCCACACGCCTTGTCAACAATGCCAGCGGATGGCAGGACAGGGGAGCGGGCGACATATTCGATATTCATCATTACCCGGAGCCGCGGATGCCCGACCTGGGAGACAACCGGGCATCGGTGCTGGGCGAATTCGGAGGTCTTGGATTTTTTACCGAAGGACATACCTGGCAGAAAGAAAACTGGGGATATCAGAAGATCACGGATAAGGATTCACTGCTGATGCGTTTTACAGAATTCTACGACTCCGTGAAAGTGTTCAGGGACCGTGGCATGAGTGCGGCGGTCTATACCCAGATCACCGACGTGGAAACCGAATGCAACGGACTGATGACCTACGACCGCGCCGTGCTGAAGATGGATACGGCGGCGGTGAGGAGAATTCTGTGGTTTGAGTAG